ctacgacggatgagagtcgctggctgaagccactaggcctgCACACTGCTTTTccaattaaaacatttcattattcacATTTGTGGGTTTTCGCAGAGTTCAATACGTTTAGCGGTTGCGCACGCGTCGGGTGATGGCGTCTTAAACAGATGTTGCAGGTTGTGTGGAAGCGAAAATAATCTTCGATGCTTTTGCACCTCTTATATGTGGGAAGGAGTAGAAGAGAGATACGATCAAATGTTGTTTAGTAGCTTTGGAATAAGAGTGagtatactaaataaaatatatcgattatttaaaaaaatctgtaaaataaattattgtatataggGCCAAGACAACTTTTGTTAAAAACAACATGGCGGCGGAGTTTGCACGGCGACTTTACTTActacttacttactttttgCAACGTtacaaaaattggttaaataaagaaaattagataaagtttaacaaaatgcttttattatcatagacatgaatacaattatttaattttaccttattattactaagatttttacataatttcattaattgtaatataattattactatcattgttatcgttattatatatttttattattaatgtacgTAACCgaataatgtgacggtaatttttttccaacgtcgataaagaagtttcacttcaataatatatttttggttaaGGTGTGTGTATCACCCGTGTCGCAAATTTGTATCTTTCATAGAACGTATTAAAAGCAATGTCGTATATTAATTacgtttgaaataataataagcatttaataatgttactaGAGATATCTTTAACCTTAAGTCAATTGAAGAAGGTGTTATTTTCTCAACAGATAATAAAACTTGACATATGTTCTGTAGCAACTACATGTTTCCCGCGTTAATTCAGACACAAATGCGCGCGTAATTTGGCCATTTTGTTgttcaaaattttatcatttgcgtttataataatgatacgACATATGAGTAATAAATTGggaattataatatagaacGGTAATAGTGATTATTaaccataaaatataacataatagtCAACTTTGAAACAATTCTGTTACGTGtttttgacgtgacaacgtcttataattcgatggAGCCGACTGCACGCACGAAAAAACATGACTCACGCGGCGATACCTCGTTCTGAGGCGTTAAATTTTTCAAGACACATTACAATCGGAACACTCCCTTTCATTGCTTTCATCTACTTTACCCATCATCGTCCTATTCTCAACAGaataacataaattgtaagaaattaaataacatacatgtttaaaagttgtaaaacAATTGCTCAACGCACattcaaatttgtaaaaactatgaacattgtaaaaaaaatgaccAAATGGTatttatgcgtacaaataaatgtaacttaatCAATTCAATTGTGTCAAATCCATTTACCTACTTCTCTATGTCCATACAAAATctctatcaaacaaataaaattgaaatattcttttgaaaaagcaaccattccatcagtattttcttatgacgttgtcacgttcaactatcgtcagtaaaccgactttacagacgACCGACTTTTTGCATAACGTTTCCGAACGGAAACTCCGAAACATGTTTTAGGGTAAGAAAAGAGACTGTATTTTATgagtcaaaaatgtatttgattttGACAAACAGCAGTCTATTTCGCgccaaatatttttctcaatCAACCTTTCATGTTCCAcctttgttattattgtattgccTTACAGATTACCTCAATAAATGAAGGGTATAATTAATATCTGTATTTTCTAGGTGTCACCCCCAGATTGCTCGGTCTGTGAGAATTGTATCAGACAACTTCggaatataaatagatttcgAAGCTTGGTTTTAGCTGCTTTTGCAAGGGCTTCCAGTGaatgtgaatatttttaaagatatataactatatatatatttatacagtttattatttgttgatatatatatactttaaaagaCCATTTCTCGTATAAGGGATAAGGTAGCGTCCTTAATGACAGCTTCAAGGCTTGACCTCTTCCGACACTCTTGAGATATAACCAAGTAAATTCATATAAACCTTATatccaaatattatatacttttttatgtaataggaggaaaacgggcaggaggctcacctgatgttgagtgctaccgccgcccatggatattgccagaaggctcgcaagtgccggcctttgaagacttggtacgctcttgaaggacccttagcCAAATGGGTGCacaaatacttcagtggacagctggttGCATATAGTCGAATTTCTCAATACAAGTAggcattttttttagattccaCTCATTTATCACAAAAAAGTGGTAAAGGAAGTCAGAAGGCAAAAATCAAATGCAAGAAATCGTCAATTTCGGAATATCTGAAAAATGATTCGAAGGCGTACGTGAAACAGGCCAGTTCAAAGAAGTCCTCTTTAAACACGAATGTTCAACTCAAAAGGACAAATGTGGCTTGCTCTATGTGTAAGCAAAGGTTTGTATGGAGTGAACCTTGTCCCGAAGGTTTAAACGACCTGTCTCGCCATAGATATCGTTCTCCACATCATTGCAATTTAAGACTTTATTGAGtcacattgaaataaaaacaattctacACATGACTCCTGTGGGTCCTTAATTTAGGCTTGATGGGATATCTCTTCTTCTTTTGGTCcctctccattactggagCCGGTCGCGTGAAGTGTGTCTTGTCCTGTGCCAGCACAACTCTTCCACAGTTGCAGTACCCGTTCACTCCCTGACGATGCAAAGTCAGGAGTTTTTCCTTCTACCAACACGGTGTTCACCCTGGAATTtacccattataattaatttttggtgGTAGCGCTCATGGCGCAACACGTGGCTCAGGTACGCAACTTTCCCCTATTTAAACATCGGCATAAGTTTTTTAGACATTACAACTCGATTAAGAACTTTCTCATCAAGAAACCTTATCGATCCAGCCTAGACGAAGCAGGCTACGATAGAAACACCTCTCAAATGCTTCTAAAAGATATTCTACCACGTCCCATAGCAGTCCCCAAAGAATGTGGTCTCTGCATAGATATCGTTCTGTTCCACATAATTGCACAGATTATTGGATTACATGGAAAATGTTATCTTTTACTTAGCTTACTGCTGTTGACACAGGTTTAATGAGCTGGCTGGAGCTGGTAATTGTTACCAGATCTGTTTTATCGATTTTGGCGTCATATTGGTCAGTCTTTTAATCTGAACCAGGTTACATGGAATCGCAGTTGTATATGAgcagaataattattatattcgtatattgtatgtaaccagagatacaacctttttaagtctgggcctcagatttctgtatctgtttcacgatttgccactaataggcaagtaggtgatcagcctcctgtgcctgactgAGGTTTCCTTGCGATGTTGGCCTTCACCGTTcggcgaatgttaaatgcgcgcaTAGACAGGTAAGTGGTggacagccggggatcgatcCTACagcctcaaggatgagagtcgcacgctgaagtcgcTAACACTGATCATATAAAACTTGAATTACGTACTCTCTTAGTGAAgaaattggtttttttttaaatctcgtTTTGTGTAGACCATTCATCGAAGAAGGTTCATTTTTCACCATTAATGATAGAGCGGGGCAAAGCTAATAAATGAATGTTAAAGGTACCCGATGTTGCTACCAACGAAAACATCGAAGATTTTCATATGCTCGCGTTGTAAAAAGAAATCGGCACCGCGTAATACAATATGCAGAaagtgtaatattatattgccGGCTAATAAACTACGCGAACATTTGGAAACTCACACAAGGAACGAAATGAAACGAAAAAGCAGGTAAAATGTCTGTATTCGATAAAAGATCAACTCAATGATCACTTTACCGAAATTTTTGCTAGCCATAGATTATATCCGTTATTGTGTAGTACTCGTGTAAACCACAGACAATTAAAtctttagttataaaaataacaattgacAAACGCCTTTTATGGTTATAGATTCTTTATTTCTgctaaaaattttaaaatatttacacaaatataaatatatacctataattaatctatttttactattaacaGTTACACAATacgttataaataatgttagatggatgtaatgtaacaaataacatccaaatctataatttatggtcaatcataaaaataactgtggcactaaaatatttttagatctgggctaCACATTTCTGTACTGTGTATTTTATCATTGTTTATTAATCAAGGTAAGTAGTGGTGTAATGAGGATGGatactttttgggtctaaagcaaaaCCGGTTTTCTCACTatcttttccttcaccgttccagTAAACGTTAAATGCATACAGAAATAAAGTCCAAGCATAGCTGGCGAttgaaactacgacctcagagatgagattacttctcataaatatataatatatattgtattttatattactcatTTCATATTTCTCCATCGGAGAGGATCAGATGATTAAGAATTTGGTTTATCATGTATTCAATTTGAGAGAGATTACATTACTGTAGAAATAAATTCATCGGATTGGAAAAATAGTATTCGTGCATCGAACCCTTATCATTATATCAACCCATAGAGCCTTAAGCAACaaccttaaaaacaaaaggcagtcataaataattttgtcaataaaattattatttcagattATGTTTGGgttcaaaaaacattaatcaaGGAAGAACAGACAGTCATTTTCCACAATTAAATCAACACTATTGCGCCGAATGccccaaaaaatatatagtcgCGCAGCATTTGGCAACACATATGCAGAGAGAGCATAAAAAGAAGTCGGATTATCTATGCGCTATCTGTGGGAAGGACCTAAAATCACGAGATATGCTCGATCGTCATATGAGGACGCACACGGGCCAACCCATATATCAATGCGATGTGTGTTTACGATATTTTAAAGGCAAGCAAAGTTTTCAATCGCATTATTTGTCACacggaaaataatattttttatctgttgaATTATCCGTTTACACATTGTCAAAAGTTGAAGTTTGTGAAAATGTAGTTACTCTGTTGTTTATTTTGGCGGCAAATTCGTTCTAAAAGCGTTGATCGATACatgatataattgtaaaattaatctCTAGAGCGCAGGTAgagattaatttataaacttcaagtacgaaaataaaaactaaagaacGATTTACTCACATTGTattgtttcaaatatttcttttgtcTAAGCAAAGATTGTTTTTAAGCCTTTTGGCGGGAACCGTTTTGGTCCTttagtaagtaaataaaagcCATTTAACTGataatgttgtttattttacacacacaccaaacatatataaaatggaCGACATTCAGTTATTTTTAGCAGGTAAAAGAGACAATTGCTAAATATAAAAGTGTAgaagattaataatatttttattaaataaataataacaaattagaAATACCATTGTAGTATCTGTGCACgataaaatgttgtttttgtttcGTGTTTAAATAGCGGGATACATCTGCGGGGAGCGGGGGACGGGCTAGCGTCACACGCAACA
This DNA window, taken from Pieris brassicae chromosome 14, ilPieBrab1.1, whole genome shotgun sequence, encodes the following:
- the LOC123718089 gene encoding zinc finger and BTB domain-containing protein 49-like isoform X2, translated to MSSIRLAVAHASGDGVLNRCCRLCGSENNLRCFCTSYMWEGVEERYDQMLFSSFGIRVSPPDCSVCENCIRQLRNINRFRSLVLAAFARASSEYSTHLSQKSGKGSQKAKIKCKKSSISEYLKNDSKAYVKQASSKKSSLNTNVQLKRTNVACSMCKQRYPMLLPTKTSKIFICSRCKKKSAPRNTICRKCNIILPANKLREHLETHTRNEMKRKSRLCLGSKNINQGRTDSHFPQLNQHYCAECPKKYIVAQHLATHMQREHKKKSDYLCAICGKDLKSRDMLDRHMRTHTGQPIYQCDVCLRYFKGKQSFQSHYLSHGK
- the LOC123718089 gene encoding zinc finger and BTB domain-containing protein 49-like isoform X1: MDYIWPQERLLKIFSKSSIRLAVAHASGDGVLNRCCRLCGSENNLRCFCTSYMWEGVEERYDQMLFSSFGIRVSPPDCSVCENCIRQLRNINRFRSLVLAAFARASSEYSTHLSQKSGKGSQKAKIKCKKSSISEYLKNDSKAYVKQASSKKSSLNTNVQLKRTNVACSMCKQRYPMLLPTKTSKIFICSRCKKKSAPRNTICRKCNIILPANKLREHLETHTRNEMKRKSRLCLGSKNINQGRTDSHFPQLNQHYCAECPKKYIVAQHLATHMQREHKKKSDYLCAICGKDLKSRDMLDRHMRTHTGQPIYQCDVCLRYFKGKQSFQSHYLSHGK